From a single Mycolicibacterium mengxianglii genomic region:
- a CDS encoding sugar-binding transcriptional regulator: MGPDDLFQRAVIARRYYLEGRTRIQIAEEFGISRFKVAREIDEALASGMVEITIHDPGSVDVELSSQLQRRFGLEHAYVVVADENSPQGRADAVAKVTAELLQSILREDDVVGVDCGRTLTKIANHLTALPRVDVVQLTGMAGALTSNGADLVRRITEISGGRSWPMYAPLVVSDSRTAESLTGTQQIQETLARHNKVTCAVVSVGAWSPGASQVYELLTAEETEQLERAGVCAETCALLLDADGKRLPGLDERRMGVDEEILRAVPTVIALVTGHAKIAATRAVLRSGLVSSMVTDAEIAAAVLA; this comes from the coding sequence ATGGGGCCGGACGACCTTTTCCAACGCGCCGTCATCGCGCGCCGCTACTACCTGGAAGGCCGCACCCGCATCCAGATCGCCGAGGAATTCGGTATCTCCCGCTTCAAGGTCGCCCGCGAGATCGATGAGGCGTTGGCCTCCGGGATGGTCGAAATCACGATCCACGATCCGGGCTCGGTGGATGTCGAGCTCTCTTCGCAGCTGCAACGCCGGTTCGGCCTCGAGCATGCCTACGTCGTGGTGGCCGACGAGAACAGCCCGCAGGGGCGCGCCGACGCGGTGGCCAAGGTGACAGCCGAACTGCTGCAATCGATTCTGCGTGAAGATGACGTCGTCGGCGTCGACTGCGGACGCACGTTGACCAAGATCGCCAACCACCTCACTGCGCTACCGCGCGTCGATGTGGTGCAGCTGACCGGGATGGCGGGCGCCCTGACCTCCAATGGCGCTGACCTCGTGCGGCGGATCACCGAGATCAGCGGGGGCCGCTCGTGGCCGATGTACGCGCCGTTGGTGGTCTCCGATTCACGCACTGCGGAAAGCTTGACCGGCACCCAGCAGATCCAGGAGACCCTGGCCCGCCACAACAAGGTGACATGCGCCGTTGTCTCCGTGGGCGCGTGGTCCCCCGGCGCCTCCCAGGTCTATGAACTGCTCACCGCCGAGGAAACCGAGCAACTCGAGCGGGCCGGGGTGTGTGCCGAAACCTGCGCCCTGCTGCTGGATGCCGACGGCAAGCGGTTGCCGGGCCTCGACGAGCGCCGGATGGGTGTCGACGAAGAGATCCTACGCGCCGTCCCCACCGTCATCGCGCTGGTGACCGGTCATGCAAAGATTGCCGCCACCCGCGCCGTGCTGCGTTCCGGGTTGGTCTCGTCGATGGTCACAGACGCCGAGATCGCGGCCGCGGTGCTGGCCTGA
- a CDS encoding cation diffusion facilitator family transporter, translated as MTPSAPAAPAGGSTRTVLIALGTNFIVAVAKSIAALISGSASMVAESAHSWADTGNQVFLLIANRRSLRPADAIRPLGYGREAYVWSLLAAVGLFVVGAAVSIWHGITELLHEPGGHENYLVAYIVLGVSFLLEGTSLLQAFRQLRGEARQFDRDLLEYTLDTSDPTTRAVFAEDSAALVGLLIALAGMGLHQLTGEAAWDAIGSILVGVLLGVVAVILIDRNRRFLTGEPGSTNLRDAAVLRLEQLPDVASVRFIRLEYIGPKQVFLVASVDLVGDDTEANVARRLRALELELEKSPYIIDAVLTVADPGTD; from the coding sequence ATGACCCCGTCAGCACCGGCTGCACCCGCCGGGGGCAGTACCCGCACGGTCCTGATCGCCTTGGGGACCAATTTCATTGTCGCAGTCGCCAAGTCGATTGCTGCACTGATCTCGGGATCGGCGTCGATGGTGGCGGAGTCAGCGCACTCCTGGGCGGACACCGGCAATCAGGTGTTCCTGTTGATCGCCAACCGTCGCAGCCTCCGACCCGCCGACGCCATCCGACCACTGGGCTACGGCCGCGAGGCCTATGTGTGGTCGCTGCTGGCCGCGGTGGGTCTGTTCGTCGTCGGGGCGGCCGTGTCGATCTGGCACGGCATCACCGAACTGCTCCACGAACCGGGTGGGCACGAGAACTATCTGGTGGCCTACATCGTCTTGGGCGTGTCCTTCCTGTTGGAAGGCACCTCGTTGTTGCAGGCATTCCGCCAGCTCCGCGGCGAAGCCCGGCAGTTCGACCGTGACCTGCTCGAGTACACCCTGGACACCTCGGACCCCACCACCCGGGCGGTGTTCGCCGAGGACAGCGCCGCGCTGGTCGGGCTGCTCATCGCCCTGGCGGGGATGGGGCTGCATCAGCTCACCGGTGAGGCAGCCTGGGACGCCATCGGATCGATCCTGGTCGGCGTCCTGCTGGGAGTGGTCGCGGTGATCCTGATCGACCGCAACCGGCGGTTCCTCACCGGCGAGCCCGGCTCCACCAACCTGCGTGACGCCGCGGTACTACGTCTGGAACAGCTCCCCGATGTTGCATCGGTGCGTTTCATCCGCCTCGAATACATCGGCCCCAAGCAGGTCTTCCTGGTCGCCAGCGTCGACCTGGTAGGCGATGACACCGAAGCCAATGTCGCGCGCCGATTGCGCGCACTGGAACTCGAGCTCGAAAAGAGCCCCTACATCATCGATGCGGTGCTCACCGTGGCCGACCCGGGCACCGACTGA
- a CDS encoding SIS domain-containing protein: MSMDDTDLAGLAGDVLSRELRALSALAGSVETGVVSVARRMLATPGKVVTTGSGTSGIMAERLAHLLSVCGTPAVYLPAMDALHGGMGAVTPSDLVLAISKTGRSSELTTLVSRFVRRGVDVVALTENADSEFAEAATTVVALPATPPDADPGDMIAMASTLAVGVWGDALSVVTMAMRGHTVQDVIDSHPAGGVGARGAQPGDESAQVVRT; this comes from the coding sequence ATGAGCATGGACGACACGGACCTGGCCGGACTGGCCGGTGATGTGCTGTCCCGGGAGCTGCGGGCGCTGTCGGCGCTCGCCGGTTCCGTGGAGACCGGAGTCGTGAGCGTGGCGCGTCGGATGCTTGCCACGCCAGGCAAGGTCGTCACCACCGGATCGGGAACGTCGGGCATCATGGCGGAGCGTCTGGCGCACCTGTTGTCGGTGTGCGGGACGCCCGCGGTGTACCTGCCCGCGATGGACGCCCTGCACGGTGGCATGGGCGCGGTGACCCCCTCGGATCTCGTGCTGGCCATCTCCAAGACCGGGCGCTCCAGTGAACTGACCACCTTGGTGTCGCGCTTTGTGCGTCGAGGTGTGGACGTCGTCGCCCTCACCGAGAACGCCGATTCGGAGTTCGCGGAGGCCGCCACCACGGTGGTGGCCCTGCCGGCCACCCCGCCGGACGCCGACCCCGGAGACATGATCGCCATGGCCAGCACGCTGGCCGTCGGCGTGTGGGGTGATGCCCTGTCGGTGGTCACCATGGCGATGCGCGGCCACACCGTGCAGGACGTGATCGACAGCCATCCCGCCGGGGGTGTCGGCGCCCGCGGCGCCCAACCCGGTGACGAGTCCGCCCAGGTGGTGCGGACGTGA
- a CDS encoding SDR family oxidoreductase yields the protein MSEHSVDLDFRLDGRVAVVTGGASGIGAAIGSALATKGATVVVADLAHPSEQGGTGEPARGFHCNVADPESVRTTVDAVISAYDKIDILVNSAGIARLAPAAELSQKYWDDTIAVNLTGTFQMCQAVGKHMLAAGRGVIINMASQAATVAIDEHVAYCASKFGVVGITKVLATEWAGRGVRVNSISPTVVLTDLGIKAWDNPKGDALKKLIPTGRFAYPDEIAAAAVYLASDAAGMVNGADLVIDGGYTIK from the coding sequence ATGTCTGAGCATTCCGTAGATCTCGACTTCCGCCTCGACGGCCGCGTCGCCGTCGTCACCGGCGGTGCCTCCGGCATCGGCGCCGCCATCGGCTCTGCACTGGCCACCAAGGGCGCCACCGTGGTGGTCGCAGACCTGGCCCATCCTTCTGAACAAGGGGGTACGGGCGAACCCGCCCGCGGATTCCATTGCAATGTCGCCGATCCCGAGTCCGTGCGCACCACTGTCGATGCGGTGATCAGCGCCTACGACAAGATCGACATCCTGGTCAACAGCGCGGGCATCGCCAGGCTGGCGCCGGCAGCCGAGCTGTCCCAGAAGTACTGGGATGACACCATCGCCGTGAATCTCACCGGCACGTTCCAGATGTGCCAGGCCGTGGGCAAGCACATGCTGGCCGCGGGCCGCGGCGTCATCATCAACATGGCATCCCAGGCGGCCACCGTGGCCATCGACGAGCACGTGGCCTACTGCGCCTCGAAGTTCGGCGTCGTCGGCATCACCAAAGTCCTTGCCACCGAATGGGCCGGGCGCGGCGTCCGGGTCAACAGCATCTCCCCCACCGTCGTACTCACCGATCTCGGCATCAAAGCCTGGGACAACCCCAAGGGCGACGCCCTCAAAAAACTGATTCCCACCGGCCGGTTTGCCTACCCCGATGAAATCGCGGCCGCGGCGGTGTATCTGGCCTCCGACGCCGCCGGCATGGTCAACGGCGCCGACCTCGTGATCGACGGCGGGTACACCATCAAGTAG
- a CDS encoding SDR family NAD(P)-dependent oxidoreductase, whose amino-acid sequence MSKRSPFDLTGRTALVTGGNQGLGLAFAFGLAEAGAQVAIAGRSAERNEKVVSEAAAAGHTFHAITADITKADDVEKMTADAIDALGHVDILVNNAGTCYHGESWSVTEDQWDAVFDLNVKALWACSLAVGKHMRERGSGSIVNIGSMSGLIVNRPQMQPAYNASKAAVHHLTKSLAAEWGPLGIRVNALAPGYCKTEMAPVDNPEFKQHWIDDTPMLRYAMPEEIAPSVVFLASDASSFITGSVLVADGGYTAW is encoded by the coding sequence ATGAGCAAGCGTTCCCCTTTTGATCTGACCGGCCGCACCGCATTGGTGACCGGCGGCAACCAGGGCCTCGGCCTGGCGTTCGCCTTCGGGCTGGCCGAAGCCGGCGCGCAGGTCGCCATCGCCGGCCGCAGTGCCGAGCGCAACGAGAAGGTCGTCAGTGAGGCTGCGGCCGCGGGCCACACCTTCCACGCGATCACCGCGGACATCACCAAGGCAGACGATGTCGAGAAGATGACCGCCGACGCGATCGACGCGCTCGGACACGTCGACATCCTGGTCAACAACGCCGGCACCTGCTACCACGGTGAGTCCTGGTCGGTCACCGAAGACCAGTGGGATGCGGTGTTCGACCTCAACGTCAAGGCGCTGTGGGCCTGCTCGCTGGCCGTCGGCAAGCACATGCGTGAACGCGGCAGCGGCTCGATCGTCAACATCGGCTCCATGTCCGGCTTGATCGTCAACCGGCCGCAGATGCAGCCCGCGTACAACGCCTCCAAGGCCGCCGTGCACCACCTCACCAAATCGCTTGCCGCCGAATGGGGTCCGCTGGGGATCCGGGTCAATGCCCTGGCCCCCGGCTACTGCAAGACCGAGATGGCACCGGTGGACAACCCGGAGTTCAAGCAGCACTGGATCGACGACACCCCGATGCTGCGCTACGCCATGCCGGAAGAGATCGCCCCCAGCGTGGTGTTCCTGGCCAGCGACGCTTCGTCGTTCATCACCGGCTCGGTGCTGGTGGCCGACGGGGGATACACCGCATGGTGA
- a CDS encoding NAD(P)-dependent alcohol dehydrogenase, giving the protein MSTTELPATMRASVMTGVRSLEIEERPIPSPGPREVLVEVAAVGVCGSDVHYYRHGRIGDFVVEDPMVLGHELSGRIAAVGEGVDPGRIGQRVAVEPQHPCRRCKQCKAGRYNLCPEMKFYATPPVDGAFCRYVTIDDDMAHPVPDSMSDDAAALLEPLSVAITTMRKAGIAPGSSILIAGAGPIGVLCAQAARAFGASRIVVTDLVASRREKVLAFGATEVLDAGAVDVSAIEPVDAFVDATGVPAAVVSGIKAVGPAGRVVLVGMGADEYALPVSHIANLEITVTGVFRYTDTWPAAIHLVQSGAVDLDAMVTGRYDLEHVGEALDSDTDPASLKSIVNPR; this is encoded by the coding sequence ATGAGTACAACAGAACTGCCGGCCACGATGCGGGCCAGCGTGATGACCGGGGTGCGCAGCCTCGAGATCGAGGAGCGCCCCATCCCGTCGCCCGGCCCCCGCGAGGTGTTGGTCGAGGTCGCCGCCGTCGGCGTGTGCGGTTCCGATGTGCACTACTACCGGCACGGTCGCATCGGCGATTTCGTGGTCGAGGACCCAATGGTGTTGGGCCATGAGCTCTCCGGGCGTATCGCCGCCGTCGGTGAAGGTGTGGACCCGGGCCGGATCGGCCAGCGCGTCGCGGTGGAACCCCAGCACCCGTGCCGTCGCTGCAAGCAGTGCAAGGCCGGGCGCTACAACCTGTGCCCCGAGATGAAGTTCTACGCCACCCCGCCGGTCGACGGCGCCTTCTGCCGGTACGTCACCATCGACGACGACATGGCCCATCCCGTACCGGATTCCATGTCCGATGACGCCGCCGCCCTGCTGGAGCCGTTGTCGGTGGCCATCACCACGATGCGCAAGGCGGGTATCGCTCCCGGCTCGTCGATCCTGATCGCCGGCGCCGGCCCGATCGGCGTGCTCTGCGCGCAGGCCGCGCGGGCGTTCGGCGCCTCCCGGATCGTGGTCACCGATCTGGTGGCCTCCCGCCGCGAGAAGGTGTTGGCATTCGGCGCCACCGAGGTGCTCGACGCAGGTGCCGTCGACGTCTCGGCCATCGAACCCGTGGACGCGTTCGTCGACGCCACCGGTGTGCCCGCGGCCGTCGTCAGCGGCATCAAGGCTGTGGGCCCCGCCGGGCGCGTTGTCCTGGTCGGCATGGGCGCCGACGAGTACGCGCTGCCGGTCAGCCACATCGCCAACCTCGAGATCACCGTCACCGGGGTGTTCCGCTACACCGATACCTGGCCTGCGGCAATACATCTCGTTCAATCCGGGGCCGTCGACCTGGATGCGATGGTCACCGGCCGTTACGACCTCGAACACGTGGGCGAAGCCCTCGACAGCGACACCGACCCTGCCAGCCTCAAGTCGATTGTGAACCCCCGATGA
- a CDS encoding DUF732 domain-containing protein — MLSRLTTRIAAPALAAASLCGSLMFGAGAAVATPQDDQFTKVVTALGIPVSGPEQAVKLGNDICVLLTRGGAAGPNPVPVVRGVVSTLTNQGLEKGQAVTAMRAAVTLYCPQYGRLIGR, encoded by the coding sequence ATGCTCAGCCGCCTGACCACCCGGATCGCCGCCCCGGCGCTCGCTGCAGCCTCGCTCTGCGGTTCGTTGATGTTCGGAGCAGGCGCGGCGGTGGCCACGCCACAGGACGACCAGTTCACCAAGGTGGTCACCGCACTCGGAATCCCGGTCTCCGGCCCCGAACAGGCCGTCAAACTCGGCAACGACATCTGCGTGCTGCTCACCCGCGGCGGTGCCGCCGGGCCCAACCCGGTGCCGGTGGTACGCGGTGTGGTCAGCACGCTGACCAACCAGGGCCTCGAGAAGGGCCAGGCCGTCACCGCCATGCGCGCCGCGGTCACCCTCTACTGCCCCCAGTACGGCCGCCTCATCGGGCGGTAG
- a CDS encoding zinc-dependent alcohol dehydrogenase — translation MVSAAAVNRRVVVNALDDVTIETVPEDLPAAGEARVRTTVVGICGSDLHAACGRHPFIDLPYRPGHEAVGVVDAVGEGVDDSWLGKRVAVEPNLACGHCTQCRAGRYNICRELRVLGCQTPGALADSFTVAIDRLVPLADDFDDRHAILIEPLATPVHTVRRAAEVVGDLKDRPVVVIGAGPIGLFALVAAREAGAKVVVADLLASKRERAQRLGAAGTFDPTAPDAVQTALELLGGPAAVVFDCVSRESSVAQAVDLVDKGGAVMIVGVAEGATPVPLGLIQDRELALVGNLMYVREDFTAAINLLAAGAVPVDEIISAEFDFEHSAQAFAASADPENVKVLVTVGTVADGEVR, via the coding sequence ATGGTGAGTGCCGCGGCTGTGAACCGCCGGGTGGTAGTGAACGCCCTCGATGACGTCACCATCGAAACCGTGCCCGAGGATCTGCCCGCCGCCGGGGAAGCCCGGGTGCGCACCACGGTCGTCGGGATCTGCGGGTCCGATCTGCACGCCGCGTGCGGACGACACCCGTTCATCGATCTGCCGTACCGGCCCGGCCATGAGGCCGTCGGTGTGGTCGACGCGGTGGGGGAGGGTGTCGACGACTCCTGGCTCGGGAAAAGGGTTGCCGTCGAACCGAACCTGGCCTGCGGACACTGCACCCAGTGCCGGGCGGGTCGTTACAACATCTGCCGCGAACTGCGGGTGCTGGGTTGCCAGACGCCGGGAGCGCTGGCCGACTCGTTCACCGTCGCCATCGACCGGCTGGTGCCACTGGCCGACGATTTCGACGACCGCCACGCCATCTTGATCGAGCCGCTGGCCACCCCGGTGCACACCGTGCGCCGCGCCGCCGAGGTGGTGGGTGATCTCAAAGATCGCCCGGTGGTGGTCATCGGTGCCGGCCCCATCGGATTGTTCGCGCTGGTGGCGGCTCGCGAGGCCGGCGCGAAGGTGGTGGTCGCCGACCTGTTGGCCTCCAAACGCGAACGCGCTCAACGACTGGGTGCGGCAGGGACCTTCGACCCGACCGCGCCGGACGCGGTGCAGACCGCGCTGGAGTTGCTCGGCGGTCCCGCCGCGGTGGTGTTCGACTGTGTGTCCCGGGAGAGTTCCGTGGCCCAGGCCGTCGACCTGGTGGACAAGGGTGGTGCCGTGATGATCGTCGGTGTCGCCGAGGGTGCCACCCCCGTCCCGCTCGGCCTCATCCAGGACCGTGAGCTGGCACTGGTCGGCAACCTGATGTACGTGCGCGAGGATTTCACCGCCGCCATCAACCTGCTGGCTGCCGGTGCGGTTCCCGTTGACGAAATCATCAGCGCCGAATTCGATTTCGAGCACTCGGCGCAGGCGTTCGCCGCTTCGGCTGATCCGGAGAACGTCAAAGTACTCGTGACGGTGGGCACCGTTGCTGATGGGGAGGTGCGATGA
- a CDS encoding TIGR03619 family F420-dependent LLM class oxidoreductase, which yields MQFWCGTAFLDTVDLPLVASLMDQAGFHGMVTSDHILYPRQLRSAYPTGDGPPWTPETAWPDSWVTIGAMAAVTTRLRFSNAVYVAGARPLIEVAKQVATAAVLSRDRVSLAVGVGWMREEFDLMGQSFDDRGPRTDEMIDALRVLWRGGWVSWEGEHYQIPEMMIEPHPQNPVPILCGGESGLALRRAARHCDGWVGTAYRWDDAVQIVERLHGYRRQYGRADEPFEILLALLEPPSPQLYRRAEDIGITGVMCSPWSGRRGLPDGDARAEHYRASVDRFAEDVLATCG from the coding sequence ATGCAGTTCTGGTGCGGCACCGCGTTTTTGGACACCGTAGATCTCCCGCTCGTCGCGAGCCTGATGGACCAGGCCGGATTCCACGGGATGGTGACCTCCGACCACATCCTTTATCCACGGCAGCTGCGCTCTGCGTACCCCACCGGGGACGGACCGCCGTGGACACCCGAGACGGCCTGGCCGGATTCCTGGGTGACCATTGGCGCGATGGCCGCGGTGACCACCCGGCTGCGCTTCTCCAATGCCGTCTATGTCGCCGGGGCGCGGCCGTTGATCGAAGTGGCCAAACAAGTGGCCACTGCCGCGGTGTTGTCCCGGGACCGGGTGTCGCTCGCAGTGGGGGTGGGCTGGATGCGCGAGGAATTCGACCTGATGGGCCAGTCGTTCGACGACCGTGGCCCGCGTACCGACGAAATGATCGACGCCTTGCGGGTGCTGTGGCGGGGCGGCTGGGTGTCCTGGGAGGGCGAGCACTATCAAATACCGGAGATGATGATCGAACCGCACCCGCAGAACCCGGTACCCATTCTGTGTGGGGGTGAGTCCGGCCTGGCGCTGCGACGGGCAGCGCGGCACTGCGACGGCTGGGTGGGCACCGCCTACCGGTGGGACGACGCGGTGCAGATCGTGGAACGGCTGCACGGTTACCGGCGCCAGTACGGACGCGCCGACGAGCCGTTCGAGATCCTGCTGGCCTTACTGGAGCCGCCGTCACCGCAGCTGTACCGCCGTGCCGAGGACATCGGGATCACCGGAGTGATGTGCTCGCCGTGGTCGGGCCGCCGCGGGCTTCCAGACGGCGACGCGCGCGCCGAGCACTACCGCGCCAGCGTCGATCGGTTCGCCGAGGACGTCCTGGCAACCTGCGGCTGA
- a CDS encoding beta/alpha barrel domain-containing protein, translating to MMATQLLAPWHERFPGQLAGSVYAAPTETRIIAAQELSAAGLDVHVDVMAESEGLPTGVGLDELDRIAAAVDTARVGVHVIGSPGFVDTVLSSVLAVRPAVVFVPWDAFSAERVATIRTAGSQAWVALWQEWDGADEASIPEWPTTPDGVLVMLIQPGTRDQCALGRLAIVTACAGELPVAVDGGVTESVAELCVSAGASSIVVGRALFAGPSAASTEGTP from the coding sequence ATGATGGCCACCCAGCTGTTGGCGCCGTGGCACGAGCGCTTTCCCGGACAACTTGCCGGCTCCGTCTACGCCGCGCCGACCGAGACCAGAATCATTGCCGCCCAGGAACTCTCCGCGGCCGGACTGGACGTCCACGTCGACGTGATGGCCGAGTCGGAAGGTCTGCCCACCGGCGTCGGCCTGGACGAGCTGGACCGGATCGCCGCCGCCGTGGACACCGCGCGCGTCGGTGTGCACGTCATCGGCTCCCCGGGGTTCGTCGACACCGTCCTGTCGTCCGTGCTGGCGGTGCGACCCGCGGTGGTCTTCGTGCCCTGGGACGCCTTCAGCGCCGAACGGGTGGCCACGATCCGCACGGCAGGCTCGCAGGCCTGGGTGGCGTTGTGGCAGGAATGGGACGGCGCCGACGAGGCGTCGATACCCGAGTGGCCGACGACGCCGGACGGAGTGTTGGTCATGCTCATCCAGCCGGGCACCCGTGACCAGTGTGCCCTGGGCCGACTGGCCATCGTCACCGCCTGCGCCGGCGAACTCCCGGTCGCCGTCGACGGCGGGGTCACCGAATCAGTAGCAGAGCTGTGCGTCAGCGCTGGAGCAAGCTCCATTGTCGTCGGGCGGGCGTTGTTCGCCGGCCCGTCCGCAGCTTCGACAGAAGGGACACCATGA
- the xylB gene encoding xylulokinase translates to MTNSVVLGVDSSTQSCKVEVRDIDTGRLFATGSAPHPPAFPPSSEQHPIDWVTAFVAATRAALAGCTEPVTVRAISVAAQCHGLVLLDAAGQPMRAAKLWNDTTGAPYLARLTERIGARRWVLRIGSLPTAAFTIAKLAWVAHHEPALLDRSEAVLLPHDYLTYWLTGERVTDRSDASGTGYFDTTGGEWIAEYLNLAAGVRDWAPKLPKVLGPTERAGTVRAAVAAELGLPAGVVVAPGGGDQHAGYLGLGLTDGDQYFGLGTSGVVATSSRSPVFDPTGMVDGVADLTGGYLPLVSTLNAARVGDVAARLLGTDLAGLEELALAAGDTQGPVLVPFLDGERKPDRPDARGTFVDITSHTTREELARAFVEGPLLSLLSGRDHLRAAGVELSRGITAVGGGARSRATRQLLADLSGEEVITLDADEATARGACVQAAAVAGGGGVGALVDLAKRWQPPVLGAATPREGGRDVAALRSRWSAVAQSPLIDGAAS, encoded by the coding sequence GTGACCAATTCCGTTGTCCTGGGTGTGGATTCGTCTACCCAGTCGTGCAAGGTCGAAGTGCGTGACATCGACACCGGCCGGTTGTTCGCCACCGGTTCGGCACCACACCCGCCGGCGTTCCCGCCGAGCAGTGAGCAGCACCCCATCGACTGGGTGACCGCATTCGTCGCTGCCACGAGAGCGGCGCTGGCCGGATGCACTGAACCGGTGACGGTTCGGGCGATCTCGGTGGCAGCGCAGTGTCACGGACTGGTACTTCTCGATGCGGCCGGACAGCCGATGCGTGCGGCCAAGCTGTGGAATGACACCACCGGCGCCCCGTACCTGGCGCGGCTGACCGAGCGGATCGGTGCCCGCAGGTGGGTGCTGCGAATCGGATCCCTGCCCACCGCCGCGTTCACCATCGCCAAGCTGGCCTGGGTGGCCCATCACGAACCGGCCTTGCTGGATCGGTCGGAAGCCGTCCTGCTGCCGCACGACTACCTGACCTACTGGCTCACCGGCGAGCGCGTCACCGACCGGTCCGATGCCTCAGGGACCGGTTATTTCGATACCACAGGCGGCGAGTGGATCGCCGAATATCTGAATCTAGCTGCGGGAGTGCGTGATTGGGCACCCAAGCTGCCCAAGGTCCTGGGGCCGACGGAGCGGGCGGGCACCGTCCGCGCCGCCGTCGCCGCCGAGCTGGGCCTGCCGGCCGGCGTGGTGGTGGCACCGGGCGGCGGGGACCAGCATGCGGGTTATCTCGGTCTCGGTTTGACCGACGGGGATCAGTACTTCGGGCTCGGCACTTCGGGGGTGGTGGCCACATCGTCGCGCTCACCGGTGTTCGACCCGACGGGAATGGTCGACGGTGTGGCGGACCTGACCGGCGGCTACCTGCCGTTGGTCAGCACCCTCAACGCTGCCCGCGTCGGTGACGTGGCGGCCCGGCTGCTGGGCACCGATCTCGCCGGACTCGAGGAGCTGGCCCTGGCCGCCGGTGACACCCAGGGCCCGGTGCTGGTGCCGTTCCTCGATGGCGAACGCAAACCCGATCGTCCCGATGCGCGGGGAACTTTCGTCGACATCACCTCGCACACCACCCGCGAGGAGCTTGCCCGGGCGTTCGTCGAGGGGCCGTTGCTGTCACTGCTGAGCGGGCGTGATCACCTGCGCGCCGCCGGTGTCGAGCTGAGCCGCGGTATCACCGCGGTGGGTGGCGGGGCGCGTTCCCGTGCCACGCGGCAGCTGCTGGCCGATCTGTCCGGTGAAGAAGTCATCACCCTCGACGCCGACGAGGCCACCGCCCGTGGCGCGTGTGTGCAGGCGGCGGCGGTGGCCGGCGGCGGTGGCGTCGGTGCTCTGGTGGATCTGGCCAAGCGCTGGCAGCCGCCCGTGCTGGGTGCGGCGACACCCCGCGAGGGCGGTCGTGACGTGGCGGCGTTGCGGTCACGGTGGAGCGCGGTGGCACAGTCACCGCTGATCGACGGGGCGGCGTCATGA